A portion of the Pirellulales bacterium genome contains these proteins:
- the lepA gene encoding translation elongation factor 4 yields MATLAKLDCKHIRNFSIIAHIDHGKSTLADRLLEVTGTVAKRELREQTLDDMELERQRGITIKARAVAMRFRHNGETYELNLIDTPGHVDFQYEVSRSLACCEGALLLVDACQGVEAQTVANALAAMASDLSIVPVLNKIDLINARPDDVMQEMETVLGIDAAEVLPASGKTGQGVEAVLAAVVERIPPPDGDPQAPLQAMVFDSHYDEFRGAITYVRLMNGTVRKGQKIRFIKTGYVHEVLELGQFVPQRRSCDELQAGQVGYLICNIKALNQVHIGDTVTTAAEPMAAALPGYQEPKRMVFCGLYPSDGQDFEELRDALTKLSINDPSFEFEPETSDALGFGFRCGFLGLLHMEIVQQRLEGEANLDLVQTAPNVTYEILTKNGETLRIYNPQKVPDAGEIEEFRQPIVRVSFVLPSEVIGPVMQLCNDRRGIYVRTEYLSPTRAMLVYDLPLAEVIYDMHDKLKSCTRGYGTMDYELLGYYPADLVRMDILVGGNRVDALSIICDRKDADRRGRAVVKKLRGEIDRHMFEVAIQAAIGSRIIARETISAMRKNVTAKCYGGDITRKRKLWAKQREGKKRMKSVGSVDIPQKAFLAVLDTSGE; encoded by the coding sequence ATGGCCACGTTGGCAAAGCTCGACTGTAAACACATCCGCAACTTTTCGATCATCGCCCACATCGATCACGGCAAGAGTACGCTTGCCGATCGATTGCTGGAGGTGACGGGTACCGTCGCCAAGCGCGAGCTGCGCGAGCAAACGCTCGACGACATGGAGCTCGAGCGCCAACGCGGCATCACGATCAAGGCTCGCGCCGTCGCGATGCGCTTTCGTCACAATGGCGAGACGTATGAACTGAACCTGATCGACACGCCGGGCCACGTCGACTTCCAATACGAGGTCTCTCGCAGCCTGGCCTGCTGCGAGGGGGCGCTGTTGCTGGTGGACGCTTGCCAGGGAGTCGAAGCACAAACCGTGGCCAATGCCTTGGCTGCCATGGCCAGCGATCTGTCGATCGTGCCAGTGCTCAACAAAATCGACCTGATCAACGCCCGGCCCGACGATGTCATGCAAGAGATGGAAACCGTGCTGGGCATCGACGCGGCCGAGGTTTTGCCGGCCAGCGGCAAGACAGGGCAGGGGGTCGAGGCGGTGTTGGCCGCCGTCGTCGAGCGCATTCCGCCCCCCGACGGTGACCCGCAAGCGCCGCTGCAAGCGATGGTCTTCGACTCGCACTACGACGAGTTTCGCGGCGCCATCACCTACGTCCGCTTGATGAACGGCACCGTCCGCAAGGGGCAAAAGATCCGCTTCATCAAGACGGGCTACGTCCACGAGGTGCTGGAGCTGGGCCAATTCGTGCCGCAGCGCCGCTCGTGCGACGAGTTGCAGGCCGGTCAGGTGGGCTACTTGATCTGCAATATCAAGGCCCTCAATCAGGTACACATCGGCGACACCGTGACCACGGCCGCCGAGCCGATGGCCGCGGCGCTGCCCGGTTATCAAGAACCGAAGCGAATGGTCTTTTGCGGCTTGTACCCGTCGGACGGGCAGGATTTCGAAGAGCTGCGCGACGCACTCACGAAACTGAGCATCAACGACCCCAGCTTCGAGTTCGAGCCCGAGACGAGCGACGCGCTGGGCTTCGGATTTCGTTGCGGCTTTCTGGGGCTGTTGCACATGGAGATCGTGCAGCAGCGGCTCGAAGGGGAAGCGAATCTGGACCTGGTGCAAACGGCGCCGAATGTCACCTACGAGATCCTCACGAAGAATGGCGAAACCCTGCGGATCTACAACCCGCAAAAGGTTCCCGATGCCGGTGAGATCGAAGAGTTTCGCCAGCCGATCGTGCGCGTCAGCTTCGTGCTACCCAGCGAAGTCATCGGCCCGGTCATGCAACTCTGCAATGATCGCCGCGGCATTTACGTCCGCACCGAATATCTGTCGCCGACCCGCGCGATGCTGGTCTATGACTTGCCGCTGGCCGAAGTGATCTACGATATGCACGACAAGCTGAAGAGCTGCACGCGCGGCTACGGCACGATGGATTACGAGCTATTGGGTTATTACCCGGCCGACCTGGTAAGAATGGATATCCTGGTCGGCGGCAACCGCGTCGACGCACTCTCGATCATTTGCGATCGCAAAGATGCCGACCGGCGGGGCAGGGCAGTGGTCAAGAAATTGCGCGGCGAGATCGACCGGCATATGTTCGAAGTCGCGATTCAGGCCGCCATCGGCAGCCGGATCATCGCGCGGGAGACGATTTCGGCGATGCGCAAAAACGTGACCGCCAAGTGCTACGGCGGTGATATTACCCGTAAGCGCAAGTTGTGGGCCAAGCAGCGCGAAGGAAAGAAGCGGATGAAATCGGTGGGCAGCGTCGACATCCCACAGAAGGCATTTCTAGCCGTGCTCGATACGAGCGGCGAGTAG
- a CDS encoding ROK family protein, whose translation MSQSKFIPVDQAQAPLFVGVDLGGTSIKVGVVDDLGRPLSWLSVATEAEKGPEDGARRMGAAVHEAIAKAGARRDQVARVGLGSPGTMDIPAGLLLDPPNLAGWTDFPIRDRLSAHANLPVSFENDANAAAYGEFWVGSGRTLRSMVMFTLGTGIGCGIVVDNLVLRGEHSHGAECGHIIIDCRPDAPICSCGQRGHLEAFCSAKGVVRRVNEALGEGRTSSLNALGNEPMTPLALAEAAEAGDELALELVLETARYLAVGVVNLLHTIDPNGVVLGGAMTFGGHDRPLGKSFLETVRAEVRRRAFPVLAEKTTIDFASLGGDAGFIGAAGVARQEHLRGART comes from the coding sequence ATGTCCCAGTCCAAGTTCATTCCGGTTGACCAGGCTCAGGCGCCTCTGTTCGTGGGGGTGGATTTAGGGGGAACCAGCATTAAGGTTGGCGTGGTCGATGACCTTGGTCGGCCGCTATCGTGGCTTAGCGTCGCGACCGAGGCCGAAAAAGGACCCGAGGATGGCGCCCGGCGGATGGGGGCCGCGGTTCATGAAGCGATCGCCAAGGCCGGGGCGCGACGCGACCAGGTGGCGCGCGTCGGCCTCGGTTCACCGGGGACCATGGATATTCCGGCGGGTCTGCTTTTGGATCCGCCGAACCTGGCGGGCTGGACCGATTTTCCGATCCGCGATCGATTGTCGGCGCATGCCAACCTGCCGGTCAGTTTCGAAAACGACGCGAACGCCGCCGCTTACGGAGAGTTCTGGGTGGGCAGTGGTCGCACACTGCGCAGCATGGTCATGTTCACTTTGGGCACCGGCATCGGTTGTGGCATTGTCGTGGACAATCTCGTATTGCGCGGAGAGCACAGCCACGGCGCTGAATGCGGACACATCATTATCGATTGCCGGCCGGACGCGCCGATCTGCTCGTGCGGCCAGCGCGGCCATCTGGAAGCTTTTTGCAGCGCCAAGGGAGTGGTCCGCCGCGTGAACGAGGCGCTCGGCGAAGGACGCACTAGTTCCCTGAACGCGCTGGGCAATGAACCGATGACACCGCTCGCACTGGCCGAGGCGGCCGAGGCCGGCGACGAGCTGGCCCTGGAACTTGTCCTGGAGACGGCCCGCTACCTGGCCGTGGGTGTGGTCAATTTATTGCACACGATCGACCCCAACGGAGTCGTGCTGGGCGGGGCGATGACTTTTGGCGGCCACGATCGTCCCTTGGGCAAGAGCTTTCTGGAAACCGTGCGGGCCGAAGTTCGCCGCCGCGCGTTTCCCGTCCTCGCCGAAAAGACCACGATCGACTTCGCCTCGCTGGGAGGGGATGCTGGATTCATCGGCGCCGCGGGCGTCGCGCGGCAGGAGCACTTGCGCGGCGCTCGGACATGA
- a CDS encoding penicillin acylase family protein — MRFSSSATHRHRSTRRLAALLRFFACLALLASNVAGAEATGPSTDPAQLAGKVLIYRDGYGTPHIDGANDAATVFGFAYAQAEDFFWQIEDTYILALGRYAEVLGPKGLNSDLLNHAFEIVPRSLAEYDQLEPDVKMICESFVAGLNYYLATHPEVKPRLITKFEPWHVLAFGRHLTLEMCFRYTRLTNNFMPRTAPSISAAVGSNAWAIAPSRTKNGHAMLMANPHQPWFGFGQLLEAHLRSGDGWNFSGATFYGSPLPTIGHNEHAGWSFTVNEPDIADVWRETFDDPQDPLKYRYGDGYRRATEWQETLRVRQGTTLKDKTYIFRKTHHGPVVAKEGKIQLTAQIGKLYDAMLLRQMSMLMRAKNVQDFRRGMGTLNFPIMNAIYADRHGDIFYLYNGIVPRRDPQFHWSQPVDGSDPRTDWQGYHTIDDLPQVLNPKSGFVQNCNSSPFTVTDEGNASLGDFPIYLAEDQNDDKRRAKISRQLLRSMHDVTLGDLERAAFDTTLYWAQVELPRYERALEQLKTTDPQIAERVAPYLAHLLDWDYRVTLESTQAPLCVEWYEELYGGNYPGETLKPAYRGNVALQLTALVQAASKLQTTYGNWKVAYGDIYRIQRHANVAELIDIPFDDALPSLPCIGSHGPMGVVFTQYYTPTIQIPFVKSLKKHYGVVGLTYLGVFEFGDKITGGTLVQFGASGDPNSPHYFDQAKLLSECKTKPHLFYWDDVKAACRRPYHPGESATETARKPK, encoded by the coding sequence ATGAGATTCTCGTCCAGTGCAACGCACCGACATCGCTCGACCCGTCGCCTCGCAGCGCTACTGCGATTCTTTGCCTGCCTGGCGCTCTTGGCGAGCAACGTGGCCGGCGCCGAGGCGACCGGTCCTTCGACGGATCCCGCGCAGCTGGCCGGCAAAGTGTTGATCTATCGCGACGGCTACGGCACGCCGCACATCGACGGCGCCAACGACGCCGCCACCGTCTTCGGCTTTGCCTACGCCCAGGCGGAGGACTTCTTCTGGCAGATCGAGGACACATACATCCTGGCTCTCGGGCGCTATGCCGAGGTGCTTGGTCCCAAGGGGCTGAATTCCGACTTGCTCAACCACGCGTTTGAAATCGTGCCGCGGTCGCTCGCCGAGTACGACCAGCTCGAGCCCGACGTGAAAATGATCTGCGAATCGTTCGTTGCCGGCTTGAATTACTACCTGGCCACGCATCCCGAGGTAAAACCGCGGCTGATCACGAAATTCGAGCCGTGGCACGTGTTGGCTTTTGGCCGGCATCTGACGCTGGAAATGTGCTTTCGCTACACGCGGCTGACGAATAACTTCATGCCGCGCACAGCGCCCTCGATCTCGGCGGCCGTCGGCTCGAACGCCTGGGCGATTGCTCCCAGCCGCACCAAGAACGGCCACGCCATGTTGATGGCCAATCCGCACCAGCCGTGGTTCGGATTCGGCCAGTTGCTCGAGGCGCATTTGCGCAGCGGTGACGGCTGGAATTTCAGCGGTGCAACGTTCTACGGCAGCCCGCTACCGACGATTGGCCACAACGAGCATGCCGGCTGGAGCTTCACGGTCAACGAACCCGACATCGCCGACGTGTGGCGCGAGACGTTCGACGATCCGCAAGACCCGCTCAAGTACCGCTACGGCGACGGCTATCGGCGCGCCACCGAATGGCAGGAAACCTTGCGCGTACGGCAAGGGACGACGCTCAAAGACAAGACCTACATTTTCCGCAAGACGCATCACGGGCCGGTGGTGGCCAAGGAAGGAAAGATTCAACTCACCGCGCAAATCGGCAAGCTGTACGACGCCATGCTCTTGCGGCAGATGAGCATGTTGATGCGGGCCAAGAACGTGCAGGATTTCCGCCGCGGCATGGGGACCCTGAATTTCCCGATCATGAACGCGATTTACGCCGATCGGCACGGGGACATCTTTTACCTGTACAACGGCATCGTTCCGCGGCGCGACCCGCAATTCCATTGGAGCCAGCCGGTCGACGGCAGCGATCCGCGCACCGATTGGCAAGGCTATCACACGATCGACGATCTGCCGCAGGTGTTGAATCCGAAATCGGGCTTCGTGCAAAACTGCAACTCCAGCCCCTTCACCGTGACCGACGAAGGAAACGCTTCGCTTGGCGATTTCCCGATCTATCTCGCCGAAGATCAGAACGACGATAAGCGGCGCGCCAAGATATCGCGGCAATTGCTACGCAGCATGCACGACGTAACGCTCGGCGACCTGGAGCGCGCCGCCTTTGATACCACGCTGTACTGGGCGCAGGTCGAGCTGCCCCGCTACGAGCGAGCCCTGGAACAACTGAAAACCACGGATCCACAAATCGCCGAACGCGTGGCGCCGTATCTGGCGCACCTGCTGGACTGGGATTACCGCGTGACGCTCGAATCGACGCAGGCCCCGTTGTGCGTCGAGTGGTACGAAGAGCTGTACGGCGGCAACTATCCCGGCGAAACGCTGAAGCCCGCCTATCGGGGAAACGTGGCGCTGCAGTTGACGGCGCTCGTGCAAGCGGCTTCGAAGCTGCAGACAACGTACGGCAATTGGAAAGTCGCCTACGGTGATATCTATCGCATTCAACGGCACGCCAACGTCGCCGAGCTGATCGATATTCCCTTCGACGACGCGCTCCCCAGCCTGCCGTGCATCGGTTCGCACGGGCCGATGGGCGTGGTCTTCACGCAATACTACACGCCCACGATCCAGATCCCCTTCGTCAAGTCGCTCAAGAAGCACTACGGCGTCGTGGGATTGACGTACCTGGGCGTGTTCGAGTTCGGCGACAAGATCACGGGCGGCACGCTGGTGCAGTTTGGCGCCAGCGGCGATCCGAACTCGCCCCACTATTTCGACCAGGCAAAGCTCTTGAGCGAATGCAAAACGAAGCCGCACCTGTTCTACTGGGACGACGTAAAGGCGGCTTGCCGGCGCCCCTATCATCCCGGCGAGTCGGCAACCGAAACGGCCCGCAAGCCGAAATAA
- the csrA gene encoding carbon storage regulator CsrA translates to MLVLTRKSGEAIRIGETVTITVVQLSRNRVRIGVAAPGEVAVHRGEIYDRIQQGLLAESSAPAGAAPACR, encoded by the coding sequence ATGCTCGTGCTGACGAGAAAATCCGGGGAAGCCATTCGGATTGGCGAAACGGTAACGATTACCGTGGTTCAGCTCAGCCGCAATCGGGTGCGCATCGGCGTTGCCGCTCCGGGCGAGGTCGCGGTCCACCGCGGCGAGATCTACGATCGCATTCAGCAAGGTCTGTTGGCCGAATCGAGCGCGCCGGCCGGTGCCGCGCCTGCCTGCCGATAA
- a CDS encoding Gfo/Idh/MocA family oxidoreductase, with the protein MTSSSRRTFLKQSLAAAAGTSAFAIAGTKASGRVLGANDTIRIAIAGLNGRGREHVKQFSNMENVQITYLVDPDERAFGTRIPGSPVPADTIKDKTGVTPKLVKDIREVLDDPNVDAITIATPNHWHSLMTIWACQAGKDVYVEKPCSHNIHEGRIAVETARKHNRIVQHGTQSRSSAGWAGAVDFIKSGAAGKLLVSRALCYKGRGSIKFQQPSDPPPQLDFNLWLGPAPEQPYHKNLVPYNWHWFWDTGNGDIGNQGVHQMDIARWGIPGATLPKSVVSLGGRFGYEDQGQTPNSQIAIMDFGGPQLIFEVRGLRTPDYHGEKIGNFFHCEGGLVTEGKFYPKGSTEPVAIASAPRGPGGGHFQNFIAAMRSRNQAELNADILEGHFSSALCHLANMSYRLGEEVPFVPRTKAFGDNAEAYETLGRMEEYLAKTNSIPLEGLKYRLGRKLDVDAAKETITNNSDAVAMLTRNYRAPFTVPDKVA; encoded by the coding sequence ATGACGTCTTCCAGCCGTCGTACGTTCTTGAAGCAATCCCTGGCTGCCGCGGCCGGCACGTCGGCCTTTGCCATCGCGGGCACGAAGGCCTCGGGGCGCGTGCTGGGCGCCAACGACACCATTCGCATCGCGATTGCGGGTCTCAACGGCCGCGGCCGCGAGCACGTCAAACAATTCTCGAACATGGAAAACGTCCAGATCACGTACCTCGTCGATCCGGACGAACGGGCCTTCGGCACGCGCATTCCCGGTTCACCCGTGCCGGCCGACACGATCAAAGACAAGACCGGCGTCACGCCCAAACTGGTCAAGGACATTCGCGAAGTCCTCGACGACCCGAACGTCGATGCCATCACGATCGCCACGCCCAATCATTGGCATTCGCTGATGACCATCTGGGCCTGCCAGGCGGGCAAGGACGTATACGTCGAAAAGCCGTGCAGCCACAACATTCACGAAGGGCGCATCGCGGTCGAAACGGCGCGCAAGCACAATCGCATCGTGCAGCATGGCACGCAAAGCCGCTCGAGCGCGGGCTGGGCCGGCGCCGTCGATTTCATCAAGAGCGGCGCCGCCGGCAAGCTCTTGGTATCCCGCGCTCTGTGCTACAAGGGGCGCGGCAGCATCAAGTTCCAACAGCCTTCGGATCCGCCGCCGCAGTTGGACTTCAACCTGTGGCTCGGTCCCGCCCCCGAGCAGCCGTACCACAAGAACCTCGTTCCCTACAACTGGCACTGGTTCTGGGACACCGGCAATGGCGACATCGGCAACCAGGGCGTGCACCAGATGGATATTGCTCGGTGGGGCATCCCGGGCGCCACGCTGCCCAAGAGCGTGGTCAGCCTCGGCGGCCGTTTTGGCTATGAAGACCAGGGGCAAACGCCGAACTCGCAAATTGCAATTATGGATTTCGGCGGCCCGCAGTTGATCTTCGAGGTGCGCGGCCTGCGTACGCCCGACTACCACGGCGAAAAGATCGGCAACTTCTTCCACTGCGAAGGAGGCCTGGTCACCGAAGGCAAGTTCTACCCGAAGGGGAGCACCGAACCGGTCGCGATTGCCAGCGCCCCGCGTGGCCCGGGCGGCGGTCATTTCCAGAACTTCATCGCCGCCATGCGCAGCCGCAACCAGGCCGAGCTGAACGCCGACATTCTCGAAGGGCATTTTTCGAGCGCCCTGTGCCACCTGGCCAACATGTCGTACCGGCTGGGCGAAGAAGTCCCCTTCGTGCCGCGGACCAAGGCCTTCGGCGACAACGCCGAAGCGTACGAGACGCTCGGCCGCATGGAGGAGTACCTGGCCAAGACGAACTCAATCCCGCTCGAAGGCCTGAAGTACCGCCTGGGCCGGAAGCTCGACGTCGACGCGGCCAAGGAAACGATCACCAACAATTCCGACGCCGTAGCGATGCTGACCCGCAACTACCGCGCACCGTTCACGGTGCCGGACAAGGTGGCGTGA